Proteins found in one Roseovarius pelagicus genomic segment:
- a CDS encoding GntR family transcriptional regulator, translating to MDDKNELFAINQASLGEIAYEKISGAIISGAFKSGEKLTIRGLADLLEISSTPVRDAVKRLLLEGALEQRAPRDVRVPVITAEHYRQIVDIRLELEGLAAARAAERRSADDLEFLHRNIEENEVALRKRDWKRGMELNKQFHFALGEAARMPVLLKHLGSLWLQIGPPVSAFYAHGGRKMIECHYDVVKAIEKRDSKEARRQIVLDISGSVEAIIANLASTHR from the coding sequence GTGGACGACAAAAATGAGCTGTTTGCCATTAACCAAGCCTCGCTTGGGGAAATTGCCTATGAAAAGATTTCCGGCGCCATCATATCCGGGGCCTTCAAATCCGGCGAAAAACTTACAATTCGTGGTCTGGCAGACCTTCTCGAGATAAGCTCCACCCCGGTGCGCGACGCGGTGAAACGGCTGCTGCTGGAGGGTGCGCTCGAACAGCGCGCGCCACGGGATGTACGCGTTCCGGTCATCACCGCGGAGCACTACCGTCAGATTGTCGATATTCGGCTGGAACTAGAAGGGCTGGCCGCAGCGCGTGCAGCCGAGCGGCGCTCGGCAGACGATCTCGAATTTTTGCACCGGAATATCGAAGAGAACGAAGTGGCGCTGCGCAAGCGGGATTGGAAGCGGGGCATGGAGCTGAACAAGCAGTTCCATTTCGCTCTTGGCGAGGCCGCACGCATGCCAGTGCTTCTGAAACATCTCGGCAGCCTTTGGCTGCAGATCGGCCCACCGGTATCCGCATTCTATGCCCATGGTGGGCGCAAAATGATCGAATGTCATTACGATGTGGTCAAAGCGATCGAGAAGCGCGACTCGAAAGAGGCGCGCAGGCAGATAGTTCTCGATATTTCTGGCTCGGTCGAGGCGATCATTGCCAATCTGGCATCGACCCATCGCTGA
- a CDS encoding ABC transporter ATP-binding protein, protein MLELTGINAGYGATTILHDVSLNVTEGEVVTIVGANGAGKTTTLRTISGLIKPTAGTIRFDGQDITRLSSHEVVELGITMIPEGRQLFPDMTVGENLKMGAYRKGARASQSQLMDEVLDLFPRVRERLEQKANSLSGGEQQMVAIARGLMAKPRLLMFDEPSLGLAPIIVSQVFDVIDSIVKTGATVLIVEQNVFHTLKAADRGYVLENGEIVLTDNADALLQNPHVRKAYLGI, encoded by the coding sequence ATGCTTGAACTGACAGGCATCAACGCGGGCTACGGCGCGACGACCATCCTGCATGACGTGTCACTGAACGTGACCGAGGGCGAGGTCGTCACCATCGTCGGCGCCAATGGCGCGGGCAAGACGACGACGCTGCGCACAATCTCGGGGCTGATCAAGCCGACGGCAGGCACGATCCGGTTCGACGGACAGGACATCACCCGGCTCAGTTCGCACGAGGTGGTCGAACTCGGGATCACCATGATCCCCGAGGGACGCCAGTTGTTCCCGGACATGACGGTTGGTGAAAACCTCAAGATGGGCGCCTATCGCAAGGGCGCGCGCGCCAGCCAGTCACAGCTGATGGACGAGGTTCTGGACCTGTTCCCGCGCGTTCGCGAACGGCTGGAGCAAAAGGCCAACTCGCTCTCGGGGGGCGAACAGCAGATGGTCGCCATCGCGCGCGGCCTGATGGCCAAACCACGCCTGCTGATGTTCGACGAGCCGTCCCTGGGCCTCGCTCCGATCATCGTAAGCCAGGTCTTCGACGTGATCGATAGCATCGTGAAAACCGGCGCGACCGTGCTCATCGTCGAGCAAAACGTCTTCCACACCCTAAAGGCCGCAGACCGCGGATACGTCCTGGAAAACGGAGAAATCGTCCTCACCGACAACGCCGACGCTCTCCTGCAAAACCCACACGTCAGAAAAGCATACCTGGGAATTTAA
- a CDS encoding GntR family transcriptional regulator yields the protein MKSTDTHSWVHPIAKENLGDRAYFALRTALMGGQLKPGEKLHLRPMSKRFGISATPMREAFLRLVSLDALALDARGTVMVPELTLDELIEIRDIRLDLEGRAAANAATSASDSEVDTLEDIHTRLSSAFEGGDHAEAINLNTQFHLTLCRAGKMPIVLEIVENLWVRCGPLLSHLYDRGNPFRDVHPHLTVIDGLRARDPVMVRTAICHDIRYGGEALLRHAKPNI from the coding sequence ATGAAAAGCACCGACACCCATTCCTGGGTTCACCCGATAGCCAAGGAAAATCTGGGGGATAGGGCCTATTTCGCGTTGCGTACTGCATTGATGGGTGGGCAGTTGAAACCGGGTGAAAAGCTACATCTGCGCCCGATGTCGAAGCGATTCGGAATCAGCGCGACGCCGATGCGTGAGGCGTTTTTGCGGCTGGTATCGCTGGACGCACTGGCACTCGACGCGCGCGGCACAGTCATGGTTCCAGAGCTAACGCTGGACGAACTGATCGAGATACGCGATATTCGTCTGGATTTAGAAGGGCGCGCGGCCGCGAACGCCGCCACCTCCGCTTCTGACTCGGAAGTTGACACGCTGGAGGATATCCACACGCGTCTTTCGAGCGCCTTCGAGGGAGGCGATCACGCCGAAGCTATCAATCTAAACACGCAATTTCATCTGACGCTGTGCCGTGCCGGGAAGATGCCGATTGTGTTAGAGATCGTCGAAAACCTATGGGTACGCTGCGGACCGCTATTGTCGCACCTTTATGACCGCGGCAATCCATTTCGTGATGTTCATCCGCACCTTACCGTCATCGATGGCTTGCGCGCCCGTGATCCCGTCATGGTGCGCACCGCCATATGCCATGACATCAGATACGGCGGAGAGGCTCTGTTGCGCCACGCCAAGCCCAACATCTGA
- a CDS encoding aldehyde dehydrogenase family protein, with the protein MTRLNYIDGAWVPGVAEVENINPSDLSDIVGVYARADAAQTQDAIAAARAALPEWRATTPQTRADALDFVGSELLARREDLGRLLAREQGKILSEAIGEVTRAGQVFKFYAQESLRVAGDLVTSVRPGVIADVRYEPVGVVGLVTPWNFPVAIPAWKAAPALAYGNTVVMKPAELTPAMAWELTEILSRSGLPDGVFNLVMGRGSEAGTAMCASDQVDALSFTGSVATGQSVREAVTARGGKLQQEMGGKSPLIVLDDADLANATDCAINGSVISTGQRCTSNTRIIATPGIHDQLLAAMVERTRALRAGHALDEKSDLGPVVDEKQLRVNKSYLDIARKEGAEIMCGGECIERETKGFFMSPAVVGGANNQMRHC; encoded by the coding sequence ATGACCAGACTGAACTACATCGACGGCGCTTGGGTTCCGGGCGTCGCGGAAGTTGAAAACATTAACCCTTCGGATCTGTCCGATATTGTCGGTGTCTATGCCCGCGCGGATGCGGCACAGACGCAAGACGCCATCGCCGCGGCCCGAGCGGCACTGCCGGAATGGCGCGCCACCACGCCGCAGACCCGGGCGGATGCGCTGGATTTCGTGGGCAGCGAACTGCTGGCCAGACGCGAAGATCTGGGCCGCCTTCTCGCACGCGAGCAAGGCAAAATCCTGTCAGAAGCCATCGGAGAAGTGACCCGCGCTGGCCAAGTCTTCAAGTTCTATGCACAGGAATCTCTGCGCGTGGCTGGCGATCTGGTGACCTCCGTCAGGCCGGGCGTCATCGCCGATGTCCGTTACGAGCCGGTGGGTGTCGTTGGGCTTGTCACGCCTTGGAATTTTCCAGTGGCCATTCCCGCGTGGAAGGCGGCACCCGCGCTTGCTTATGGCAATACGGTTGTGATGAAACCTGCTGAACTGACCCCGGCCATGGCTTGGGAATTAACTGAAATCCTGTCTCGGTCCGGTCTGCCCGATGGCGTATTCAACCTCGTAATGGGCAGGGGCAGCGAGGCGGGAACGGCGATGTGCGCCTCCGACCAGGTGGATGCGCTTTCTTTCACCGGATCCGTCGCCACCGGCCAGTCAGTGCGAGAGGCGGTGACCGCACGCGGCGGCAAGCTGCAGCAGGAAATGGGCGGCAAAAGTCCCCTGATAGTACTGGATGACGCCGACCTCGCAAATGCCACGGATTGCGCCATTAACGGGTCGGTTATCTCTACCGGCCAGCGCTGCACCTCAAACACACGCATCATTGCAACCCCCGGCATCCACGATCAGCTTCTCGCAGCGATGGTCGAACGCACACGCGCCCTACGTGCTGGCCACGCACTGGATGAGAAAAGCGATCTCGGCCCGGTCGTGGACGAAAAGCAGCTTCGGGTAAACAAAAGCTATCTTGATATAGCGCGCAAGGAAGGTGCCGAGATCATGTGTGGCGGCGAATGCATCGAGCGTGAAACCAAAGGGTTCTTCATGTCGCCGGCGGTGGTCGGCGGCGCTAACAATCAGATGCGGCATTGTTGA
- a CDS encoding ABC transporter substrate-binding protein — translation MRLDVMLRTTVAACAILGAPGAFADVTFGALYPFSGQLALLGEESARGLELAVDEMNAAGGVQGEQIVLERGDAVDNNQAIGEARRLISREEVKAIFGSYSSSRSIAASQVAELNGIPYFELGAVADEVTGRGLEYLFRVNPTAENMGETIINMVVDKVAPGAGVAAGDLKIAIIHEDSSYGTSVAGHQKRFAEEKGLNIVVEQSYPASTVDMSSIVLDLKQRGVDVVLQCSYQNDSVLFLQQAHEADFKPLAIIGGGGGYSMQPTAEAVGHDVIDGVLNTDFTQYIVNKEFTPGIDDFLAAYQEKYGTAPRSGHSLTNYVGAMAVLQALNEADGFEADTILETVRGIDIAEGSTAAGYGVKFGENNQNVRARMMGLQWQDGKLVTVYPDDAAAAEFRMNK, via the coding sequence ATGAGACTTGATGTAATGTTACGGACGACGGTTGCGGCTTGTGCGATTTTGGGCGCGCCTGGAGCGTTTGCGGATGTGACTTTTGGCGCGCTTTATCCGTTCAGCGGTCAGTTGGCACTGCTTGGTGAGGAGAGTGCGCGGGGGCTTGAGCTTGCGGTTGACGAGATGAACGCGGCGGGCGGTGTCCAGGGCGAGCAGATCGTGCTGGAGCGTGGCGATGCTGTGGACAACAACCAGGCGATTGGCGAGGCGCGGCGGTTGATCTCGCGCGAAGAGGTCAAGGCGATTTTCGGCAGCTATTCGTCGTCGCGGTCGATCGCGGCGAGCCAGGTGGCCGAACTGAACGGGATCCCCTATTTTGAGCTTGGCGCGGTTGCCGACGAGGTGACGGGGCGCGGCCTTGAGTATCTGTTCCGTGTCAATCCGACGGCCGAGAACATGGGCGAGACGATTATCAACATGGTCGTCGACAAGGTGGCTCCGGGGGCGGGCGTCGCGGCTGGTGACCTGAAGATCGCGATCATCCACGAGGACAGCAGCTATGGCACGTCGGTGGCCGGTCACCAGAAGCGTTTTGCCGAGGAGAAGGGCCTGAACATCGTCGTCGAGCAGTCCTATCCGGCGTCGACGGTCGATATGTCGTCGATCGTTCTGGACCTCAAGCAGCGCGGCGTGGACGTGGTTCTGCAATGTTCGTATCAGAACGATTCGGTGCTGTTTTTGCAGCAGGCGCACGAGGCGGATTTCAAGCCACTGGCGATCATCGGGGGCGGGGGCGGCTATTCGATGCAGCCGACGGCCGAGGCGGTTGGCCATGACGTGATCGACGGTGTTCTGAACACCGACTTCACTCAGTATATCGTGAACAAGGAGTTCACGCCGGGGATCGACGATTTTCTGGCGGCATATCAGGAGAAATACGGCACCGCCCCGCGTTCGGGTCACTCGCTGACGAACTATGTGGGTGCGATGGCGGTGCTTCAGGCGCTGAACGAGGCGGACGGGTTCGAGGCCGATACGATTCTTGAGACGGTTCGCGGGATTGACATTGCGGAGGGGTCGACCGCTGCGGGTTATGGTGTGAAGTTCGGTGAGAACAACCAGAACGTGCGTGCGCGGATGATGGGCCTGCAATGGCAGGACGGCAAGCTGGTGACGGTCTATCCGGATGATGCTGCGGCAGCAGAGTTTCGGATGAACAAGTAA
- a CDS encoding aspartate aminotransferase family protein codes for MTDILLNSPEARDTAFHFHGYTNAREHEQNGPMIMDCGKGIRVFDNTGKSYIEAMAGLWSVALGFDEVRLADAAYAQMRKLPFYHSFSHKSHGPVIDLAEKLISLAPAPMSKVFFTNSGSEANDTIIKMVWYRSNAMGKPEKKKIISRLRGYHGVTALSASLTGLPNNHRSFDLPFEGIKHTTCPHFWRNGTDGETEEQFATRCAEDLDTMIQQEGPDTVAAFIAEPIMGAGGVVVPPATYWEKIQAVLSRYDILLIADEVICGFGRTGQMFGSQTYDIQPDIITMSKQITSSYIPFSAFMINDRVYEPVADESNRIGVLGHGFTGGAHPVGAAVALETIKIIEERDLVANAAETGAYMMDKLNTLKGHALVGEVRGKGLLAAVEMVAPQGREAEFGAGTLGGRMNVIMTEKGLISRNMIDALAFCPPLIITPAEVDEMVDILTASLDQLAAEL; via the coding sequence ATGACCGATATTCTCCTGAACTCGCCCGAAGCTCGCGACACAGCCTTCCACTTTCACGGCTACACCAACGCCCGCGAACATGAACAAAACGGCCCGATGATTATGGACTGCGGAAAGGGTATCCGCGTCTTTGACAATACAGGCAAATCCTATATCGAGGCCATGGCTGGCCTGTGGAGCGTTGCCTTGGGCTTTGACGAGGTCCGGCTGGCGGATGCGGCCTATGCGCAGATGCGCAAGCTGCCATTTTACCACAGCTTTTCGCACAAGTCGCACGGCCCGGTCATCGATCTGGCAGAGAAGCTGATCTCGCTGGCCCCCGCACCGATGAGCAAAGTGTTCTTTACCAACTCCGGTTCCGAGGCCAATGACACCATCATCAAGATGGTTTGGTATCGCTCCAATGCGATGGGCAAACCGGAAAAAAAGAAGATCATCTCGCGCCTGCGCGGATATCACGGAGTCACGGCGCTTTCGGCATCTCTGACCGGCCTACCCAACAACCACCGCTCCTTCGACCTGCCTTTCGAAGGCATCAAACACACGACCTGCCCGCACTTTTGGAGGAACGGAACGGACGGCGAAACCGAAGAACAGTTCGCCACACGCTGCGCCGAGGATCTGGACACGATGATCCAACAGGAAGGCCCCGATACAGTCGCGGCCTTCATTGCGGAACCGATCATGGGCGCTGGTGGCGTCGTCGTGCCCCCAGCAACCTACTGGGAAAAGATCCAAGCGGTACTGTCGAGATACGACATCCTCCTGATCGCCGACGAAGTGATCTGCGGCTTTGGCCGGACCGGCCAGATGTTCGGGTCGCAAACCTATGACATCCAGCCCGACATCATCACAATGTCCAAGCAAATCACCTCGTCCTATATTCCCTTCTCCGCCTTTATGATCAACGATCGCGTCTATGAACCGGTTGCCGACGAAAGCAACAGGATCGGCGTTCTGGGCCATGGCTTTACCGGCGGGGCACACCCTGTTGGCGCGGCGGTGGCGCTCGAGACCATCAAGATCATTGAGGAACGCGATCTGGTCGCGAACGCCGCAGAAACCGGGGCCTACATGATGGACAAACTGAACACGCTCAAAGGCCACGCTCTCGTCGGCGAGGTCCGTGGCAAGGGCCTGCTTGCCGCCGTGGAAATGGTCGCGCCGCAAGGTCGCGAGGCAGAGTTTGGCGCGGGAACGCTCGGTGGTCGGATGAATGTCATTATGACCGAAAAGGGACTGATTTCGCGCAACATGATCGACGCGCTGGCCTTCTGCCCGCCGCTGATCATCACCCCCGCTGAAGTGGACGAAATGGTCGACATCCTGACCGCCAGCCTTGACCAGCTTGCAGCTGAACTTTGA
- a CDS encoding branched-chain amino acid ABC transporter permease — protein MDVFLQVVVNGLMLGGLFAITSVGLTLIFGIVKVVNFAHGEFLMIGMYAAFLVTTQLGVHPYAAVVAVTPLLFVLGMMTQKFLIEPLMSARNHDIQIFATVGLSTALINLALLLFGADIASTPSYGLRNSIEIGSIRLLTGQVVMFIVAVVLVIGLHFFLQHTQAGRGIRAVAQNRAAAQLMGINVSRVYMITFGLGAACVGVAATLVAPLYPTSPGIGTYFVLTAFVVVVLGGLGSIGGAFLGAMIIGLIDSLSGFYIGSDMREVAVFGVFLLILILRPQGLFGGRQTLSHVS, from the coding sequence ATGGACGTATTTCTTCAAGTTGTGGTGAACGGTCTGATGCTGGGGGGGCTTTTTGCCATCACCAGCGTGGGGCTGACGCTGATCTTTGGCATCGTCAAAGTTGTGAACTTTGCGCATGGCGAGTTTTTGATGATCGGGATGTACGCTGCGTTTCTGGTCACAACGCAGCTGGGGGTGCACCCTTATGCGGCGGTGGTCGCGGTGACGCCGCTGCTGTTTGTGCTGGGGATGATGACGCAGAAATTCCTGATCGAGCCTTTGATGTCGGCGCGTAATCACGACATTCAGATTTTTGCCACGGTCGGATTGTCGACGGCGCTGATCAATCTGGCGTTGCTGCTGTTTGGCGCCGATATCGCCTCGACGCCGTCCTACGGGCTGCGCAACTCGATCGAGATCGGGTCGATCCGGCTGCTGACGGGACAGGTCGTGATGTTCATCGTTGCGGTGGTTCTGGTGATCGGTCTGCACTTCTTTTTGCAGCACACGCAGGCCGGGCGTGGCATTCGCGCAGTGGCCCAGAACCGGGCCGCCGCGCAGTTGATGGGGATCAATGTCAGCCGGGTCTACATGATCACCTTCGGGCTCGGCGCGGCCTGTGTCGGGGTTGCGGCGACACTGGTCGCCCCGCTTTATCCGACGTCGCCGGGGATCGGCACCTACTTTGTGCTGACGGCCTTTGTGGTTGTGGTTCTGGGGGGTCTCGGTTCGATCGGGGGGGCGTTTCTGGGGGCGATGATCATCGGTCTGATCGATAGTCTTTCGGGTTTTTACATCGGGTCCGACATGCGCGAAGTCGCGGTGTTCGGAGTCTTTCTTCTCATTTTGATCCTGCGTCCGCAGGGCCTGTTCGGAGGGCGGCAGACCTTGTCGCATGTATCATGA
- a CDS encoding NAD(P)H-quinone oxidoreductase, producing the protein MNDTMQAVTARAAGGPEVLDVVQLSRPLPGDGEILVRVHAAGVNRPDVMQREGNYPPPPGATDILGLELAGVVEAVGTGITRFVKGARVMALVPSGAYAEWAVVHETNALPVPDGVSMVEAGAIPETFFTVWSNVFQRAGLTPGETILIHGGTSGIGTTAIQLAKALGSRVLVTAGSDEKCAAAKQMGADIAINYKTSDFVEEAKKATAGIGPEVILDMVGGDYMQRNIEAVAIDGRIAQIAFQKPSHADLNMLQLLTKRLTWTGSTLRARPVAMKAKLADALEANVLPLLASGQVRPVIDSTYPLSDVRKAHARMDGGQHVGKIVLTMAEEGE; encoded by the coding sequence ATGAACGATACTATGCAGGCCGTAACGGCCCGCGCCGCAGGCGGCCCCGAGGTACTGGACGTTGTTCAGCTTTCGCGCCCGCTCCCGGGCGACGGCGAGATCCTTGTGCGCGTTCACGCTGCAGGGGTAAATCGCCCGGACGTTATGCAGCGAGAGGGCAATTATCCGCCGCCTCCCGGCGCGACTGACATTCTCGGCCTGGAGTTGGCCGGAGTAGTCGAGGCGGTGGGCACGGGCATCACCCGTTTTGTCAAAGGCGCGCGCGTCATGGCGCTGGTGCCCAGCGGTGCCTATGCAGAATGGGCCGTCGTGCACGAGACCAACGCGTTGCCGGTTCCCGATGGCGTTAGCATGGTTGAGGCGGGAGCGATTCCAGAGACTTTCTTCACCGTCTGGTCCAACGTGTTTCAACGCGCCGGCCTGACGCCGGGCGAGACGATCTTGATCCACGGCGGCACCTCAGGCATCGGTACGACGGCTATCCAGCTGGCAAAGGCGCTGGGGTCCAGAGTTCTGGTCACTGCCGGCAGCGATGAGAAATGCGCTGCGGCCAAACAGATGGGCGCGGACATCGCGATCAATTACAAGACCTCCGACTTTGTTGAGGAGGCAAAGAAAGCGACCGCTGGTATCGGCCCCGAAGTCATCCTTGACATGGTTGGTGGTGACTACATGCAGCGCAACATCGAGGCGGTGGCCATCGACGGACGCATCGCGCAGATCGCTTTTCAAAAGCCCAGCCACGCCGATCTGAATATGTTGCAACTGCTGACGAAGCGCCTGACATGGACCGGCTCGACATTGCGCGCCCGGCCCGTCGCAATGAAGGCAAAGCTGGCCGACGCGCTTGAAGCGAATGTTCTGCCTTTGCTGGCCAGCGGCCAAGTACGCCCGGTGATCGATTCCACCTATCCACTTAGCGACGTGCGGAAAGCGCACGCGCGAATGGATGGCGGCCAGCATGTCGGCAAGATCGTTTTAACTATGGCCGAAGAAGGCGAGTGA
- a CDS encoding branched-chain amino acid ABC transporter ATP-binding protein/permease produces the protein MSDSTNISPDTASRTAGHTRLAGLALLALLAAIFITPVVVDDQFVYHIFITICIFAGLSTAWNIVGGFAGQLSLGHAIFYGIGAYVGVMLTNMGISPWLGMFAGAGIAAAVAVVISYPCFRLHGPFFALSTIALLEVFRVLALHFRDFTGGATGMMIPLNIGWEWMVFRERLPALIIAFGMMCFILAVAWWIRSHRLGFQLVATRERESAARGAGVSTVKVRLIAVAISAALTAMMGTFHGMYLTFIEPESAFSLAFSIQIAMFALIGGIGTVFGPLLGAVLLVPITEFARGALGAEAIGLHGFVYGVVLVLVVIFIPNGLMGLVGRFFVARRDAGGQAAAVAEPAQARAFTPPEPGEEIVRVRNLNKHFGGLHVTNDVSFTLREGEILGLIGPNGAGKTTLFNMISGFMDADSGTVEVRGPDGTWHSPTNPADFATLGVGRTFQIVQPFAAMTVEENIMVGAFHRYPHVNDARAAARRTAEKMGLAPFLDAEASSLTIGGLKRLEVARVMAMEPRVLLLDEVMAGINQADVRRAIDLMLSIRDTGVSIIAIEHVMQAVMSLSDHVIVLSSGKVIAEGKPQAVVEDPQVIEAYLGKEFTHA, from the coding sequence ATGAGCGACAGCACGAACATCTCACCTGACACTGCGTCCCGGACCGCCGGTCACACCCGATTGGCGGGGCTGGCGTTGCTGGCGCTGCTGGCGGCGATCTTCATCACGCCGGTCGTGGTGGACGACCAGTTCGTCTATCACATCTTCATCACGATCTGCATCTTTGCGGGTCTGTCGACGGCCTGGAACATTGTCGGCGGTTTTGCCGGGCAACTCTCGCTGGGTCACGCGATTTTTTACGGGATCGGCGCCTATGTGGGCGTGATGCTGACGAATATGGGCATCTCTCCGTGGCTGGGCATGTTTGCGGGGGCGGGGATCGCCGCTGCGGTGGCGGTGGTCATCAGCTATCCTTGCTTCCGCCTGCACGGGCCTTTCTTTGCGTTGTCGACGATTGCGCTGCTGGAGGTGTTCCGGGTTCTGGCGCTGCACTTCCGCGACTTTACCGGTGGGGCGACGGGGATGATGATCCCGCTGAACATCGGCTGGGAATGGATGGTGTTCCGAGAACGCCTGCCAGCGCTGATCATCGCGTTCGGAATGATGTGCTTTATCCTGGCGGTTGCCTGGTGGATCCGCTCGCATCGGCTGGGCTTCCAGCTTGTGGCGACGCGCGAGCGCGAGAGCGCGGCGCGCGGGGCAGGGGTCTCGACGGTCAAGGTACGTCTGATCGCGGTTGCCATCTCGGCGGCGCTGACGGCGATGATGGGCACGTTCCACGGGATGTATCTGACCTTTATAGAGCCTGAATCGGCCTTCTCGCTGGCGTTTTCGATCCAGATCGCGATGTTTGCGCTGATCGGCGGCATCGGCACGGTGTTCGGGCCGCTGCTGGGGGCGGTCCTGCTGGTGCCGATCACCGAATTTGCGCGCGGCGCGCTGGGGGCCGAGGCGATCGGGCTGCACGGTTTTGTCTATGGTGTGGTGCTGGTGCTGGTGGTGATCTTCATTCCGAACGGCCTGATGGGGCTTGTCGGGCGGTTCTTCGTCGCGCGCCGGGACGCTGGCGGGCAGGCGGCGGCGGTGGCCGAGCCTGCACAGGCGCGTGCGTTTACCCCGCCCGAGCCGGGCGAAGAGATCGTGCGGGTTCGCAACCTCAACAAGCATTTTGGCGGCCTGCATGTAACCAACGATGTGTCCTTTACCCTGCGCGAGGGTGAAATCCTGGGCCTGATCGGGCCGAACGGTGCGGGCAAGACGACGCTGTTCAACATGATCTCGGGCTTCATGGATGCCGACAGCGGCACGGTCGAAGTGCGCGGTCCGGACGGCACCTGGCACAGCCCGACCAATCCGGCGGACTTTGCCACGCTGGGCGTGGGGCGGACCTTCCAGATCGTGCAGCCCTTTGCGGCGATGACGGTCGAGGAAAACATCATGGTCGGCGCGTTCCATCGCTATCCGCATGTGAACGACGCGCGCGCGGCGGCGCGCCGCACGGCCGAGAAGATGGGGCTGGCGCCCTTTCTGGATGCCGAGGCGTCATCGCTGACCATCGGCGGGCTGAAGCGGCTTGAGGTGGCGCGTGTGATGGCGATGGAACCGCGTGTTCTGCTGCTGGACGAGGTGATGGCAGGCATCAATCAGGCGGACGTGCGCCGGGCGATCGATCTGATGCTGTCGATCCGCGACACGGGTGTGTCGATTATCGCGATCGAGCATGTGATGCAGGCGGTGATGTCGCTGTCGGATCATGTGATCGTGCTGAGCTCGGGCAAGGTGATCGCCGAGGGCAAGCCGCAGGCGGTGGTCGAGGATCCACAGGTGATCGAGGCATATCTTGGCAAGGAGTTCACCCATGCTTGA